The segment ATGGTAGAAGTTACACTTGCAGTGGCAGCATTAGCAGGGTTAGCCTCATTTGTTGCTCCATGTATACTGCCAATGATTCCAGCATTTCTAGCATACATTTCAGGAACTACACTAAGCGATCTTAATCAAAATAAAGGAAACAAAACAGTTACAATTAACAGAACAAATATCATATTGAATTCAGTATTTTTTGTTCTTGGATTTTCAGTTGTATTTTCTACATTAGGGGTAATAATTAACAGCATATTAGCAAGTACGGTTGGCGAAGTAATTGGAGTATTAAATCAGATAGGCGGAATCATTATTGTAAGTTTTGGAATTTTTCTGACATTATCTACAAAAATCAGTAAACTAAATGTTGAAAAAAAATTCTTACCTAAACGAACCAAAGCAAGTTTTCCACTATCATTTGTGTTTGGATTAGCATTTGCTGTAGGTTGGACTCCATGTGTAGGACCTATTTTGGGAGCCATTCTAACTCTTGCAGCAACAACTCCCTCAGTTGCTTTTAATTTACTACTAGTATACTCTCTAGGTTTAGGCATACCATTCATCCTAATGGGTGTGTTTTATTCAAGAGCAAGCAAAATAATAAAAATTATGAGCAGACATTTAAAATTCTACAACATAATTTTAGGTTCATTCATTATACTTTTGGGAGTCTTAGTATTTACAAATCAATTGGCATACATTGCTAATTTTCCATTACTCAATGAATTATTACTTTGGAGTTAACTAGATGAAAACAGAAATTAGAACTGCAATTATTTTTGGAATGATCATAATAGGTATTGTAGGAGCAATTAGTGTATTACTATCTTCAATAAATTCAGACGTACAGACAACTGAAAGTTTGCTTGAACCAAACGCTGTAAATAACATAGACAAATCAAAGTTTAAAAAAGCACCACAAATTGTCGGAATTGCAAATTATTTTAACACAACGCCAGAAGAATTGACAAATGAAATGAAAGGAAAAGTTGTGCTGTATGACATATGGACATATAGTTGCATTAACTGTGTAAGAACTCTCCCATACATTGTTGCATGGAATGAAAAATATTCAGATGAAGGATTATTAATAATTGGAATTCATTCTCCTGAATTCGAATTTGAAAAAATTCCTGAAAATGTAGAAGCTGCAATAAGCAAACATGGGATAAAGTATCCAGTTGTAATGGATAACGATATGGAAACATGGAAAGCATTTGAAAATAGATATTGGCCTAGAAAATACATTGTAGATGATGAAGGATACATAAGATATGATCATATTGGAGAGGGAGATTACAAGGAGACAGAAAAAGTAATTCAATCACTACTAAAAGAAAGGGCAATGAATTTAGGATTACAAATTAATTCTACAGAAAAACTAGTGGACATTAAAGAGTTTGAGCATTCAAATTTTAGAACACCAGAGTTGTATTTTGGGTATGATTTTGCTCAAGGTAGAAATCAGCTTGGAAGTAACGAAGGATTCAATCCAGAAAAGATAGTGACATACTCTGAACCAAATAATATCGAATTACACAAGTTTTATCCAGTAGGAGAATGGAAAAACCTAGAAGACAGCATGGAGTTAGTTTCAAACAGTGGTTCAATCAAACTGAATTATAATGCAAAAGAAGTAAACATCGTTACAGCTAACACGGCAAAATTAGAGATACTACTTGATGGATTGCCTATCTCAAAAGATTACGCAGGTACGGATGTAAACAAAGAGGGCAAAATGACAGTTTCAGGAGCAGGGCTATACAACATTGTAAACAGTAACGAGCCTTCATCACACATACTAGAAATCAGAATAAGCGAGCCAGGATTTCAGATGTATACATTTACGTTTGGATAGGATGTAACCCAAGTCCCATGTTACTGTGGATACACATAGAAGAGTGACAAATTCATTTAAAACAAAAAACTACATCCATAATGGGGAAATGAAGATTTGATAAGTAACTCATGGAATAAAACCGAAGGGGAAAGCATTTCTCAACGAGTAATGGGAAAGGTAAGACCAGACATCCCATTAAAATCTAGAATTGAAGAAGCACAAAGAAAATTACAGTTTCAAATAAGTAAATTAGAAGGTATTAATGAAAAACTACAAAAAAAGCATGACGGAATTTTTGAAAAAGTAGTCAATGCTCAAAAAACACACAACAATGCATATGCACAAGCATATGCAAACGAGCTTGTCCAAGTTAGAAAAATGAAAAACATGGTAAGCGGAGCAAAATTATCAATGGAGCAAATTCAGTTAAGACTTAACACAGTATCCGAACTTGGAGATGTTGTAGTTACACTTAGCCCATGTATGTCAATAATCAAAGGATTGAGTCCTTCACTAAGCGGCATCATGCCAGAAGCAACATCATCTATGCAAGACTTGTCACAAATATTGGGAGATGTAATGAGTGGATCATCCATGGAAGGAAATGATTTGATGAATCTTGGAAATACAAATAACAATGCAGACACATTAGCAATTCTTGAAGAAGCACATTCGATAATTGCAGGACAAACCAAGTCATCAATACCAGATATTCCAGATATGCTAAAGCAAGGCACGTCTCAAAGAAGAACCTCAGATGTTTTAATCTAAAAGTTCAAAATTATTTTATTTTCTTTTTACTTTTTTGAATTAAAATTTTTTTAATTCTAGATATTGTAGGATAACTGTATCCTCTACGACGATAATTTGCAATCATCATCTTCCAATTTTTTAATCTCCATTGAGCCTGTTCAGAAGTAACAGAGTGAACTTCTTTTTGGATAATGCTTTTTCTGCCGACTTTTAATGTCCCAGAGTCTTTAGCAGACCATCGGTTTTTAGCAAATTTTAGACCAGATAAAATATCATTAATTGGCATTTCTTTGAAATATTCTCGTATTTTTTTTAGCTCAACTTCGGTTGGTTCCTCAGATGTTTGTAATTCAATTACAGGTTTTTGCATGAAATCTGTAAGAATAGGTAGCTTATGAAATCCATGCTAAATCAGAATTAACTAAAGTAGAAAATAATTGAAAAACAACATCATAGATTAGCAGTCAATCACTGCCAAGCTAGAATTTTTACAAATTTCCATATATAACGCAGTTCCAAAAATTATCACTCCAAATATTATCAAAGGAATTAGGATGAAAATTTTTGTTTTTAGACCCATTGTAGTACGTTAAACTAATTCATATAAAATTGTCACATGTTTAGTCGATCATTATTGTAAATGTGCCCCTAGTGTTAGGATTTTGCAATAAAGTGATCATTTCTCTGGGCATAAGATCAGATGCCTTGTCACACTTTACAGCTAATGTTCTTGGACAGACAAAATTACTTTTTCGAATAACAATATCTTCATGATGAGTAAGAATTAGATCCTCATGGCCACTTCCTTCGACAATAAATTCATGTAAGCCTACTTTAATTGAAAAATTAACTTTTGAATTTGGATTTTGTAATTTTTTTTTAATTGAATCAGGCAAATCGGCACAACTAGCAGAAGCATTGACACCAATGATGCAATCACCGCTTGGAGTGAGATGTGACTCTTTTGTAATTTCAATTGTTTTCGGATGATTTGATCGTATATTTTCATGACCAGAAAATTGAATCTCAAATCGCATGGGAAGAGAGGGCACCAAAGCTTAAATTAAACTTTCAAAGCATTGAAATCAAATGCTTCCTGCACAACAAGGCTACGATAGAGCCATCACAGTATTTTCACCAGATGGCAGACTATACCAAGTAGAGTACGCTATTGAGACTGTACGAAGAGGGACTATCGCAGTTGGAATAAAATCTAAAGAGGGAATTGTAATTGCAGTAGAAGAAAAACCAAGAAAATTACAGATTACAGATGTTGCACAAAAAATATTTCAAATTGATGATCATATAGGAGTAGCAGCCGCAGGATATATTCCAGATGCTAGAAGTCAGGTAGACAACGCCAGATTCTTTTCTCAAAGTAATAAGATGATTTAT is part of the Nitrosarchaeum sp. genome and harbors:
- a CDS encoding DUF371 domain-containing protein: MRFEIQFSGHENIRSNHPKTIEITKESHLTPSGDCIIGVNASASCADLPDSIKKKLQNPNSKVNFSIKVGLHEFIVEGSGHEDLILTHHEDIVIRKSNFVCPRTLAVKCDKASDLMPREMITLLQNPNTRGTFTIMID
- a CDS encoding Snf7 family protein → MISNSWNKTEGESISQRVMGKVRPDIPLKSRIEEAQRKLQFQISKLEGINEKLQKKHDGIFEKVVNAQKTHNNAYAQAYANELVQVRKMKNMVSGAKLSMEQIQLRLNTVSELGDVVVTLSPCMSIIKGLSPSLSGIMPEATSSMQDLSQILGDVMSGSSMEGNDLMNLGNTNNNADTLAILEEAHSIIAGQTKSSIPDIPDMLKQGTSQRRTSDVLI
- a CDS encoding cytochrome c biogenesis CcdA family protein, producing MVEVTLAVAALAGLASFVAPCILPMIPAFLAYISGTTLSDLNQNKGNKTVTINRTNIILNSVFFVLGFSVVFSTLGVIINSILASTVGEVIGVLNQIGGIIIVSFGIFLTLSTKISKLNVEKKFLPKRTKASFPLSFVFGLAFAVGWTPCVGPILGAILTLAATTPSVAFNLLLVYSLGLGIPFILMGVFYSRASKIIKIMSRHLKFYNIILGSFIILLGVLVFTNQLAYIANFPLLNELLLWS
- a CDS encoding redoxin family protein, which produces MKTEIRTAIIFGMIIIGIVGAISVLLSSINSDVQTTESLLEPNAVNNIDKSKFKKAPQIVGIANYFNTTPEELTNEMKGKVVLYDIWTYSCINCVRTLPYIVAWNEKYSDEGLLIIGIHSPEFEFEKIPENVEAAISKHGIKYPVVMDNDMETWKAFENRYWPRKYIVDDEGYIRYDHIGEGDYKETEKVIQSLLKERAMNLGLQINSTEKLVDIKEFEHSNFRTPELYFGYDFAQGRNQLGSNEGFNPEKIVTYSEPNNIELHKFYPVGEWKNLEDSMELVSNSGSIKLNYNAKEVNIVTANTAKLEILLDGLPISKDYAGTDVNKEGKMTVSGAGLYNIVNSNEPSSHILEIRISEPGFQMYTFTFG